A stretch of Aerococcus urinaehominis DNA encodes these proteins:
- a CDS encoding DNA polymerase III subunit alpha — protein MLALDVRSAYSLLSSPLDLSDYVSQAKALAYPALGLADRNVMYGAWQFYQLCRQAGIKPLIGMTLVLPSLMAGQAEEEWLVYAKNYQGYQRLMKLSSLMQTEKDLSNRQVYDYLVANQADFLLIMPALEGRHIQLIKAGHANVRAEMKQVITDFEQIYIGLSPLEADNYHLDQVLSIADQLQIPLLALPPIKYLEPHDLASLKVLQAIDKNQPLDQPEILADMSGPYYLWSQTDYEQAYQDLGVSNRLVDSDIILNQLNLDMPKQRLQLPHYPVPDGDNPADYLARLAYQGLAERTDNSQAYQDRLDYELAVIHDMGFDDYFLIVWDVMDYAHRQQIQTGPGRGSAAGALVAYALYITDVDPVANALLFERFLNPERQNMPDIDLDFPDNKRQEIIDYVVRKYGPEHVAQIATFGTFAARRALRDVGSALGRDQQSLSRWSNTVQGDQNVDIKNLFQNSHALQHLVAEDQLGSTWLEIAHKIQGLPRHVSTHAAGIILSDQPLTDNVPLQASNNHVPLSQYTMGDVEAIGLLKIDFLSLINLTILANSLAAASKLAKKKLEPLSFDREDQAVYQVFRDGDTNGVFQFESEGIRQVLKRVAPTSMADVAAVNALYRPGPMQQIDHFVNRKHGREAIAYPHPDLADILAPTYGVMVYQEQVMQVTNRLAGFSLAEADILRRAISKKNEGQLAAMRDKFLNGAQKLGYSQATADQVFQYIEAFANYGFNKSHAYAYSYLAYQLAWLKVYFPAAFYFGNLRSHSLHDSKGKLLVQEAKEHGVTILPPDINLSYYDLTVIDDQTLRLGLSDIKGLNKPLIRDILSSRQHEGSFKNLKDLVTRLNSKYLKEDQLAKLAWANALDCFAMNKRTLIEEAIPKWLTHASLFASPGQQLSLDFGSHNQSFQEQFEPQINQLTEYDSRTLLTGEQETLGQSLTVDLYSDYQYFYQLGILKKIHSLGAQEKVTVLGELVTKKQIKTKKGQQMAFIDLQDDTATIEMVVFPQAFIENASVLLTGDQVMVQGRTQLRQDQLQLVVDQVYSLNDKVKKKLSDQAKKIQAKRQLYIRVSDRQQASQLKPSLLAVLAENPGPNRVSISMEAEQETYRLGSKYSVLANKQVVNQLRTIFGYDNVILS, from the coding sequence ATGCTTGCCCTAGATGTTCGTTCTGCTTATAGCCTGCTAAGTTCACCCCTTGACTTATCAGATTATGTTAGCCAAGCTAAAGCGCTAGCTTATCCAGCTTTGGGTCTAGCTGACCGTAATGTTATGTATGGAGCCTGGCAATTTTACCAACTCTGTCGGCAAGCGGGTATCAAGCCTTTAATCGGCATGACCTTGGTTTTACCAAGTTTAATGGCTGGTCAAGCTGAGGAAGAATGGCTGGTTTACGCCAAAAATTATCAAGGCTATCAGAGACTAATGAAACTTTCCAGTCTCATGCAAACAGAAAAAGACCTCAGTAACCGCCAGGTCTATGACTACTTAGTAGCCAACCAGGCGGATTTTCTGCTTATCATGCCGGCCTTAGAAGGTCGGCATATTCAACTAATTAAGGCCGGGCATGCCAATGTTAGGGCAGAAATGAAACAGGTGATAACTGATTTTGAACAAATCTATATTGGCTTGTCACCTCTTGAGGCCGACAATTATCACTTAGACCAGGTCCTATCCATAGCTGACCAATTACAAATTCCTTTATTAGCTTTACCGCCGATAAAATATTTGGAACCCCATGACTTAGCTAGTCTTAAAGTGCTCCAAGCGATAGATAAAAATCAACCACTTGACCAACCAGAAATATTAGCCGATATGTCTGGTCCATACTATTTATGGTCTCAAACAGACTATGAACAAGCTTATCAAGATTTAGGTGTAAGCAATCGTTTGGTTGATTCAGATATAATTTTAAATCAGTTAAATCTGGACATGCCTAAACAGCGCTTGCAGCTACCACATTATCCTGTACCGGACGGGGATAATCCAGCTGATTATTTGGCCCGGTTAGCCTATCAAGGTTTGGCAGAACGTACCGATAATAGCCAGGCCTATCAAGACCGCTTAGACTATGAATTAGCTGTGATTCATGATATGGGCTTTGATGATTATTTTCTGATTGTTTGGGATGTTATGGATTATGCCCACCGTCAGCAAATTCAAACCGGACCAGGTCGGGGATCAGCTGCAGGTGCTTTGGTTGCTTATGCCCTCTATATTACTGATGTTGATCCCGTAGCTAACGCCTTACTCTTTGAGCGGTTTTTAAATCCAGAACGTCAAAATATGCCTGACATTGATTTAGACTTTCCTGATAATAAGCGCCAAGAAATCATTGACTATGTGGTAAGGAAATACGGCCCGGAACACGTGGCACAAATTGCTACTTTTGGAACCTTTGCGGCCCGCCGTGCCCTAAGAGATGTTGGGTCGGCTCTTGGGCGTGATCAGCAAAGTTTATCGCGTTGGTCCAATACGGTGCAAGGCGACCAAAATGTCGATATTAAGAATCTTTTCCAAAACTCGCATGCCCTTCAGCACCTAGTAGCTGAAGATCAACTGGGGTCGACCTGGTTAGAAATAGCCCATAAAATTCAGGGGCTCCCCCGTCACGTTTCTACTCACGCCGCAGGTATCATCCTTAGCGACCAGCCGTTAACCGATAATGTGCCCTTGCAGGCATCCAATAACCATGTCCCACTATCTCAATACACCATGGGAGATGTCGAGGCAATTGGCCTGTTAAAGATAGATTTTCTTAGTTTGATTAATTTAACAATCCTAGCTAATAGCCTTGCAGCTGCGAGTAAATTGGCCAAAAAAAAACTAGAGCCGCTAAGCTTTGATCGGGAGGACCAGGCTGTCTACCAAGTTTTTCGTGATGGCGATACCAATGGGGTCTTCCAATTTGAATCCGAGGGGATTCGTCAGGTGTTAAAAAGGGTGGCACCTACTTCTATGGCGGATGTAGCTGCTGTTAATGCACTCTATCGACCAGGCCCCATGCAGCAAATTGATCATTTTGTTAATCGTAAGCATGGTCGTGAAGCCATTGCTTATCCCCACCCAGATTTAGCTGATATTTTAGCGCCAACTTACGGTGTAATGGTCTATCAAGAGCAGGTTATGCAGGTAACCAACCGCTTAGCTGGTTTTTCACTTGCTGAGGCCGATATTTTGCGTCGGGCTATCTCTAAGAAAAATGAGGGGCAACTGGCAGCTATGCGTGATAAGTTCCTGAATGGGGCGCAAAAGTTAGGCTACAGTCAGGCAACAGCTGACCAGGTTTTCCAATATATCGAAGCCTTTGCCAATTATGGGTTTAATAAGTCTCACGCCTATGCCTACTCTTATCTGGCCTATCAGTTGGCTTGGCTTAAAGTTTATTTTCCTGCCGCCTTTTATTTTGGTAATTTGCGCAGTCATAGTTTGCATGATAGTAAGGGTAAGCTATTAGTCCAAGAGGCTAAAGAACATGGTGTGACGATTTTGCCACCAGATATTAACCTATCGTATTATGACCTAACTGTGATAGATGACCAGACCTTGAGATTGGGTTTGTCTGATATTAAGGGACTGAACAAACCTTTAATTAGGGATATTTTATCCAGTCGGCAACATGAGGGTAGCTTCAAAAATTTAAAAGATTTGGTGACTCGTCTTAACTCTAAATACTTAAAAGAAGACCAACTGGCTAAGCTAGCATGGGCCAATGCATTAGATTGCTTTGCTATGAACAAGCGCACCCTTATAGAAGAGGCTATTCCAAAATGGTTGACCCATGCTAGTTTATTTGCTAGTCCAGGGCAACAGTTGTCTTTGGATTTTGGTAGTCATAACCAAAGTTTTCAGGAACAATTTGAGCCACAGATTAATCAGTTAACTGAGTATGATAGTCGCACTTTGTTGACAGGTGAACAAGAGACTCTGGGGCAATCCTTAACTGTTGACCTCTACTCTGATTATCAATATTTTTATCAATTAGGAATTTTAAAGAAAATCCATAGCCTAGGCGCTCAAGAAAAAGTAACTGTCTTGGGAGAATTAGTCACCAAAAAACAAATTAAAACTAAAAAAGGCCAGCAAATGGCTTTTATAGACTTACAAGATGATACGGCCACGATCGAGATGGTGGTATTTCCCCAAGCCTTTATTGAGAATGCGAGCGTTTTATTGACCGGAGATCAAGTGATGGTACAAGGGCGGACACAGCTACGCCAAGATCAGCTTCAACTGGTGGTTGACCAGGTCTACTCTTTAAACGATAAAGTTAAGAAAAAATTATCTGACCAAGCCAAAAAAATCCAGGCTAAGCGCCAACTGTATATTCGTGTTAGTGACCGTCAACAGGCTAGTCAATTAAAACCAAGCCTTCTTGCTGTCTTGGCCGAAAATCCGGGACCGAATAGGGTATCTATAAGCATGGAGGCTGAACAGGAAACGTATCGGCTTGGGTCTAAATATAGCGTTCTTGCCAATAAGCAGGTCGTTAACCAACTGAGAACAATTTTTGGGTATGATAACGTTATCTTGTCTTAA
- the pfkA gene encoding 6-phosphofructokinase codes for MVKRIGVLTSGGDAPGMNAAIRAIVRKTIYDGNEIYGIRYGYRGLAEGDIYQMTIDNVSDLLARGGTMLYTARYPEFKTKEGLEKAIEQLKKFGIDSLIVIGGDGSYRGARSLSQAGFPTIGIPGTIDNDIPGTDYTIGFDTACNTALDAIDKLRDTATSHIRTFVIEVMGRNAGDIALVAGIGSGAEQIIIPEADLDMDLIVSEIDAGRERGKKHTIIVLAEGVMSGHEFAEKLSAYGNYHARVTVLGHVQRGGSPSARDRMLASSFGYAAVELLSQGKSGVCVGIRGEEIVYGDIIDTLDQKRESVLKPLAKINEEISY; via the coding sequence ATGGTAAAAAGGATTGGCGTTTTAACTAGTGGTGGGGATGCTCCCGGCATGAACGCAGCGATTCGCGCAATTGTCCGTAAGACAATTTATGATGGTAATGAAATTTATGGCATTCGCTATGGTTATCGCGGCTTAGCCGAGGGTGACATTTATCAGATGACGATTGACAATGTGAGTGACCTCTTAGCTCGTGGTGGGACCATGCTTTATACTGCCCGCTATCCAGAGTTTAAGACCAAGGAAGGCCTAGAGAAAGCAATTGAGCAGCTTAAAAAATTTGGCATCGATTCACTGATTGTTATTGGTGGCGATGGCTCCTATCGTGGTGCCCGTTCCTTGTCACAAGCAGGATTTCCGACAATTGGTATTCCTGGTACGATTGACAATGATATTCCAGGTACTGATTACACAATTGGTTTCGATACGGCTTGTAATACAGCCTTAGATGCAATTGATAAATTGCGGGATACAGCAACCAGCCATATTCGTACTTTTGTAATCGAAGTAATGGGCCGTAATGCTGGAGATATTGCCTTGGTAGCGGGTATTGGCTCAGGCGCGGAGCAGATTATTATACCTGAAGCCGACCTAGATATGGATTTGATTGTTAGCGAAATCGATGCTGGCCGCGAGCGTGGTAAAAAGCATACGATTATCGTGCTAGCCGAGGGTGTGATGTCAGGCCATGAATTTGCTGAAAAATTATCAGCTTATGGTAACTACCATGCCCGGGTAACTGTACTTGGCCATGTTCAGCGTGGTGGGTCACCATCAGCGCGAGACCGCATGTTAGCCAGCTCTTTTGGCTATGCTGCTGTTGAATTGTTGAGCCAGGGTAAATCTGGTGTTTGTGTTGGCATCCGGGGTGAAGAAATTGTCTATGGGGATATTATTGACACCCTAGACCAGAAACGAGAATCTGTCTTAAAACCGCTAGCTAAAATTAATGAAGAAATTTCGTATTAA
- the pyk gene encoding pyruvate kinase, whose translation MQKKTKIVCTIGPASESLETLVALIEAGMNVARLNFSHGDHDEHLARIENIRKASEQTGKRVAILLDTKGPEIRTHNMVDHAPVFLEKGSEVRIAMNEVEGDASKFSVTYPELINDVAEGSHILIDDGLVDLRVTAIDQANQEIVTIVENSGIIKDKKGVNVPGVSIQLPGITEKDEADIRFGLDNDIDYIAASFVRKPADVLEIREILEETGNETVQIIPKIENQEGVDNLNEILKVSDGLMVARGDLGVEIPTEMVPVVQKEMIRQCNLQGKPVITATQMLDSMQRNPRPTRAEASDVANAIYDGTDAIMLSGETAAGDYPVEAVQTMTRIAQTTEAQLVNRPVRQIKEFGKGDMAEAISQSVAYTAKNLSINTIVAATESGHTAKMISKYRPNAMILALTFSESQARKLMLAWGVDPRVSDKPATTDDMMTKAGEIALASNYASEGDLIIVTAGVPVGERGTTNLMKIQLLGEKLSEGNGIGDSSVVGHAVVAASAEEANQKVQANSVLVIKESDASYNDAILKAAAVIVETGGLTSHAAIVGVDSKTPVIVGAENATSVIKDGQLITVDARRGIIYDGATTTI comes from the coding sequence ATGCAGAAAAAAACTAAAATCGTATGTACTATTGGACCAGCTTCAGAATCTTTAGAGACCTTAGTGGCCCTAATTGAAGCTGGTATGAACGTTGCCCGTTTAAACTTTTCTCATGGCGACCATGACGAACATTTAGCTCGTATTGAAAATATTCGTAAAGCGAGTGAGCAAACTGGTAAACGTGTTGCGATTTTATTAGATACCAAGGGTCCTGAAATCCGTACCCACAACATGGTTGATCATGCACCTGTCTTCCTAGAAAAAGGTAGCGAAGTGCGTATTGCTATGAATGAGGTTGAAGGTGACGCAAGCAAGTTCTCTGTGACTTATCCTGAATTAATCAATGATGTTGCCGAAGGTAGCCATATCTTAATCGATGATGGTCTAGTTGATTTACGGGTAACTGCCATTGACCAAGCCAACCAAGAAATCGTTACAATTGTTGAAAACTCAGGTATTATTAAAGACAAAAAGGGTGTCAATGTACCTGGCGTATCAATCCAATTACCAGGTATCACTGAAAAAGACGAAGCTGATATCCGCTTCGGTTTAGACAATGATATCGACTATATTGCTGCTTCATTTGTGCGTAAACCAGCTGATGTGTTGGAAATCCGTGAAATCTTAGAAGAGACAGGTAACGAAACTGTTCAAATCATTCCTAAGATTGAAAACCAAGAAGGCGTGGATAACTTAAACGAAATCCTTAAGGTATCTGATGGTTTAATGGTTGCCCGTGGTGACCTTGGGGTAGAAATCCCAACTGAGATGGTGCCAGTTGTGCAAAAAGAAATGATTCGTCAATGTAACCTTCAAGGTAAGCCAGTTATCACTGCCACTCAAATGCTGGATTCAATGCAACGTAACCCACGACCAACACGTGCGGAAGCATCTGACGTTGCTAATGCTATCTATGATGGTACTGACGCCATTATGCTTTCAGGTGAAACAGCTGCAGGGGACTATCCAGTTGAAGCAGTGCAAACGATGACTCGGATTGCCCAAACCACTGAGGCACAATTAGTAAATCGCCCAGTTCGGCAAATTAAAGAGTTTGGTAAGGGTGATATGGCCGAAGCAATTTCTCAATCAGTTGCTTATACTGCTAAAAATCTAAGCATCAACACCATCGTTGCTGCTACAGAATCTGGTCATACGGCTAAGATGATTTCTAAATATCGTCCAAATGCGATGATTTTAGCCTTAACCTTTAGCGAAAGCCAAGCTCGTAAACTAATGTTAGCTTGGGGGGTTGACCCACGTGTTTCTGATAAACCAGCGACCACTGATGATATGATGACCAAAGCTGGTGAAATTGCTCTGGCTTCTAACTACGCTAGTGAAGGCGACTTAATTATCGTAACTGCTGGTGTACCAGTTGGTGAACGTGGTACAACTAACTTGATGAAGATTCAATTGTTAGGTGAAAAATTATCTGAAGGTAACGGTATTGGTGATAGCTCAGTAGTTGGTCATGCAGTAGTAGCTGCTTCAGCAGAGGAAGCTAATCAAAAAGTTCAAGCTAATTCAGTCTTAGTTATTAAAGAATCAGATGCTAGCTACAATGATGCCATCTTGAAGGCGGCAGCAGTTATTGTGGAAACTGGTGGCTTAACCTCACATGCAGCTATTGTAGGGGTAGATTCTAAGACACCTGTAATTGTTGGCGCTGAAAATGCTACTTCAGTTATTAAGGATGGTCAATTGATTACTGTTGATGCCCGTCGTGGTATCATCTATGATGGTGCGACAACCACTATCTAA
- a CDS encoding S1 RNA-binding domain-containing protein, translated as MNQELGSVVTALITDKNDQGYFVQRSGLTYKLLAANEDYQLGDTVRGFIYENSKGQKIMTQDLPSVRQNRYAWAQVTSVKKDLGVFTDIGLPDKDIVVSLDDLPTIAHTWPKIGDYLFIRLEVDKKNRLWGKLAEEHVFQAISYKLPSHSRKFNNQEVTARVYRAKLAGSQLLTEDYHLAFIHTSEFDEEPRLGEQVKGRVIGVGQNGNLNLSLKPLAHAVLDDDALMILAMLERRPDGFLPFNDKSDPQAIRNHFGLSKAQFKRALGRLMKDKKITQNTEGIERI; from the coding sequence ATGAATCAAGAACTAGGCAGTGTTGTTACTGCATTAATAACTGATAAAAATGACCAGGGCTATTTTGTGCAAAGATCAGGGCTTACCTATAAATTACTAGCAGCCAATGAAGACTATCAATTAGGGGATACGGTCAGGGGCTTTATCTATGAGAATAGTAAGGGTCAAAAAATAATGACCCAGGACCTACCCAGTGTTAGACAGAATCGTTATGCTTGGGCTCAGGTCACGAGCGTGAAAAAAGATCTAGGCGTCTTCACTGATATTGGCTTGCCAGATAAAGATATTGTGGTCTCTTTAGATGACCTGCCAACTATTGCCCATACCTGGCCTAAAATAGGCGATTACTTATTTATTCGTTTAGAAGTTGATAAAAAGAACCGGCTATGGGGTAAACTAGCAGAGGAGCATGTTTTTCAAGCGATTAGCTATAAGTTGCCGAGTCACAGCCGTAAATTTAATAACCAGGAAGTAACAGCTAGGGTTTACCGCGCTAAGCTAGCAGGTAGCCAACTCCTCACTGAAGATTATCATTTAGCCTTTATTCATACGAGCGAGTTTGATGAAGAGCCGAGATTAGGTGAACAGGTAAAGGGTCGGGTGATTGGTGTTGGGCAAAATGGTAATTTGAATTTGTCATTGAAGCCACTAGCTCATGCGGTTTTGGACGATGATGCCCTAATGATCCTGGCTATGCTTGAAAGGCGGCCAGACGGATTTTTACCCTTTAATGATAAGAGTGATCCCCAGGCGATTAGAAATCATTTTGGCTTATCGAAGGCTCAGTTTAAACGGGCTTTAGGTCGATTAATGAAGGATAAAAAAATCACCCAAAATACTGAGGGGATTGAGAGAATTTAG
- a CDS encoding Fur family transcriptional regulator, producing METEELQTLTSRVQEAGFKLTPQRRTTIEVLADHDNKMLTAEEIYMAARDKNASIGLATVYRTLEILTELNILARMTFDDGQAHYSLKGQRSRHSHHYLLCTSCGRVEEVQEDMLSDLEKEVTNRYHFKISDHHLTMHGLCYDCQLAQMTSEIDAYHDHD from the coding sequence ATGGAAACGGAAGAATTGCAAACTTTGACTAGCCGCGTCCAAGAAGCAGGCTTTAAATTAACCCCACAAAGGCGAACAACTATTGAAGTCTTGGCTGACCATGACAATAAAATGTTAACAGCAGAGGAAATATATATGGCAGCCCGTGATAAGAATGCTTCAATTGGTCTAGCCACTGTTTATCGCACACTGGAAATTTTAACAGAGCTAAATATATTAGCCCGGATGACCTTTGATGATGGTCAAGCCCATTACAGTTTAAAAGGGCAGCGATCTCGTCACTCGCACCACTATCTCTTGTGCACCTCATGTGGTCGCGTAGAAGAAGTGCAGGAAGATATGCTCTCAGACTTGGAAAAAGAAGTTACGAACCGCTACCATTTTAAAATAAGTGACCACCACCTTACTATGCATGGCTTGTGCTATGATTGTCAGTTAGCCCAGATGACTTCAGAGATTGATGCCTACCATGACCATGACTAA
- the xerD gene encoding site-specific tyrosine recombinase XerD has protein sequence MTNQDLIEAFLVAMWVERGLAENTISAYRQDLGQASRLLADREVKSFMDASRQDIVASLGDLRMAGKKATTISRYLSTLRHFYKFLRLEYQLIDNPMLNISQPKKQERLPQVLTITEVDRLLASPDTSQLLGLRDRSLLELMYASGLRVSELIQLKMDDVHLEIGFLQTMGKGGKERIIPIGDQASYWLLEYINKARPKLIKDQNFDEIYLNFRGHPLTRQGIWKNLKAHVRQAGITKPVSPHTLRHSFATHILENGADLRVVQELLGHSDISTTQIYTHVHTYHMQEIYRQSHPRA, from the coding sequence ATGACTAACCAAGACTTGATTGAGGCTTTTTTGGTTGCCATGTGGGTTGAACGTGGTCTGGCAGAAAACACCATCTCTGCCTATCGCCAAGATCTTGGACAGGCTAGTCGTTTACTAGCTGACCGAGAGGTAAAATCATTCATGGATGCTAGCCGTCAAGATATTGTGGCTAGTTTGGGGGATTTAAGAATGGCCGGAAAAAAAGCAACTACTATTAGCCGGTATTTATCGACCTTAAGACATTTTTATAAATTTTTACGTTTGGAATATCAATTAATCGATAATCCTATGCTAAACATTAGCCAACCCAAGAAGCAGGAACGTTTGCCACAAGTTTTAACAATTACTGAGGTGGACCGTTTATTAGCCAGTCCAGATACTAGTCAGCTTTTGGGCTTAAGAGATCGGTCCCTTCTAGAATTGATGTATGCTTCTGGTTTGCGGGTTAGTGAGTTAATTCAACTAAAAATGGATGATGTCCACCTGGAAATTGGTTTTCTACAGACCATGGGTAAGGGTGGAAAGGAGCGGATTATCCCAATTGGGGACCAGGCTAGCTATTGGTTGCTTGAATATATAAACAAAGCTCGACCCAAATTGATTAAAGATCAGAATTTTGATGAAATTTATCTTAATTTTCGTGGCCACCCCCTAACCAGACAAGGTATTTGGAAAAATTTAAAGGCGCATGTCAGGCAAGCGGGTATCACAAAGCCGGTCAGCCCACATACGCTGAGACATTCCTTTGCCACGCATATCTTGGAGAATGGCGCTGATTTACGGGTGGTCCAAGAATTACTGGGCCATAGTGATATTTCCACCACCCAGATTTATACCCATGTGCATACCTATCATATGCAAGAAATTTACCGCCAAAGTCACCCGCGGGCTTAA
- a CDS encoding GNAT family N-acetyltransferase, whose amino-acid sequence MLIPYIAKYEKVVMGLLAYIDEFKDFENLTEEMDKIQKGARQLYLWRNEDSDNIIGIVGFDKKDEDQTLIIRYLSINPSFRNEGLTVDILSALKDEFPIFSLNGTLETSGIIKNWAQSKDHD is encoded by the coding sequence ATGCTAATTCCATATATAGCAAAATACGAAAAAGTTGTTATGGGTCTTTTAGCTTATATCGATGAGTTCAAAGATTTTGAAAACTTGACTGAAGAAATGGATAAGATTCAAAAGGGTGCCCGCCAACTTTACCTTTGGAGAAATGAAGATTCTGATAATATTATTGGAATTGTAGGTTTCGATAAAAAAGATGAAGATCAGACCTTGATTATACGCTATTTATCCATCAACCCTTCCTTTAGAAACGAAGGACTAACGGTTGATATTCTGTCGGCATTAAAGGATGAATTCCCTATCTTTTCCTTGAATGGTACGCTGGAAACATCCGGTATAATAAAAAATTGGGCCCAATCAAAAGATCATGACTAA
- a CDS encoding segregation and condensation protein A, whose amino-acid sequence MTNSQGSQDPTYIELAAFAGPLDLLMHLIKKHELDIFDIPIALITDQYLSYIEGLEAYNLENTGDYLLMAASLIAIKSQMLLPREELPAGDDESDHQDPRQPLVDQLLTYQRYQEASQVLDHLQADRALTYSKAAEDLSELQAKIPLAEDEIDLDDLFKALNKMVHRLQATKPLATRIVGDDFSIQAGMQVIIEGLAKNQGQAVTFSNLVLGLDPLSRDRIASVFLAMLELTKEQKIYFKQTSLKDDLYLYNIEGG is encoded by the coding sequence ATGACTAATTCGCAAGGGTCTCAAGATCCAACTTACATCGAACTAGCGGCCTTTGCAGGGCCGCTAGATTTACTTATGCATTTGATAAAAAAGCATGAATTAGATATTTTTGATATCCCGATTGCTTTAATTACAGACCAGTATTTGTCTTATATAGAAGGCCTAGAAGCTTATAACCTAGAAAATACAGGTGATTATCTGCTGATGGCAGCTAGTTTAATAGCCATAAAGAGTCAGATGTTATTACCACGGGAGGAGCTACCAGCAGGGGATGATGAGTCTGATCACCAAGATCCTCGCCAACCACTTGTTGACCAGCTATTAACCTATCAGCGCTATCAGGAGGCTAGCCAGGTATTAGACCACCTTCAGGCTGACCGGGCTCTAACATATTCCAAGGCTGCCGAAGATCTATCTGAACTTCAGGCCAAGATTCCCTTAGCTGAGGATGAAATTGACTTGGATGATTTGTTTAAAGCGCTGAATAAAATGGTGCATCGCCTACAAGCAACTAAGCCCTTAGCTACGCGCATCGTAGGAGATGATTTTAGCATTCAAGCTGGTATGCAGGTTATTATTGAGGGCTTAGCTAAAAATCAAGGCCAAGCTGTTACCTTTTCTAATTTGGTCTTAGGATTGGATCCCTTGAGCCGGGACAGAATTGCTTCCGTCTTTTTAGCTATGCTGGAGCTAACTAAAGAGCAGAAAATTTACTTTAAACAAACTAGCTTAAAAGATGACTTATATTTGTATAACATAGAAGGAGGTTAG
- the scpB gene encoding SMC-Scp complex subunit ScpB: MIAALQALLFVAGDDGISLTDLSQLLGKKAEVVTYHLMRLAKKLAQDNDSGLRLTLIDGRFQLVTKKNQANIVQQYAISPFSAKLSQAALESLAIIAYRQPITRLEIDEIRGVQSSAMLQKLLQRDLIEVVGRQNSPGRPLLYQVSDYFYQYFGLSSLDQLPDLTSLAEANQAEETSLFDFADLDIQED, encoded by the coding sequence ATGATTGCAGCGCTACAAGCCTTACTATTTGTTGCTGGAGATGATGGCATCAGTTTGACCGACTTGTCTCAGTTACTGGGAAAAAAGGCCGAAGTGGTGACCTATCATTTGATGCGACTAGCTAAAAAATTAGCTCAAGATAATGACTCAGGACTAAGGCTAACCTTAATTGATGGTCGCTTTCAGCTAGTAACCAAGAAAAACCAGGCCAATATTGTTCAGCAATATGCTATCTCCCCCTTTTCTGCCAAACTGAGTCAAGCAGCGTTAGAAAGTTTAGCGATTATTGCCTATCGTCAACCAATTACTCGCTTAGAAATTGATGAAATTCGCGGCGTGCAATCATCGGCTATGCTGCAAAAACTATTACAGCGTGATCTCATTGAGGTGGTTGGCCGTCAAAACTCACCGGGTCGTCCCTTGCTTTATCAAGTGAGCGACTATTTTTACCAGTACTTTGGCCTATCTTCCCTGGACCAGCTACCAGATTTAACGAGTCTAGCTGAAGCTAACCAAGCTGAGGAAACCAGTTTATTTGATTTTGCAGATTTAGATATCCAGGAGGACTAA